CCTCGAGTATTGCTTTTTATTCATTTCTCGAGAGTTTTTGAGAGAAAACAAAAGGCAGAAGGTTATTAAAAGTGAATCAAGAAGTTTGCTGATTGTATATGGTTTGagagaaaaacaaaaaagtgAGAATAATATTGGAAAGCTGTTATTATATACAGGCTTGAGGTTGGGAGGATTGATTATCTTCGTTTTGAGTTGggaattaaaataaaaaaggattGTTGGAGGATTATATTGGGAAAAGCAGggactttttttttcatcaattgtACACAGACGCACACAAAGTCAGGAAAAAATTGGGAGGagaattttattttatatagGGCATCAATATTGTCATCGTGAGCATTATCTATCTACATTCGAGTAgtgttgaaattttgaGGCCTGCAGAGGGGGGAGGTTTAAGAACGAAAAGACAAGTGGTAATATTTGGGTATTAAGTTGGTGTATTGGGTTTGAGAAGCAAGGGGAGATACagaaagagagaaagatcagtttctttttggatatattattaggGAGAAGCGGGttggattttttgttttttagatataaaatattattattataattatcgttattatcatcattattgttattacggtcattttttttgatttgattTGGTTTGATTTCTTTCATAAGGCACTGTTAAGAGGGACAAGAGAGTTAGAACGAGTTGTATTAGATAGAAAGATAGACAGCGGTTAACAAGACAAATAACATAAGACGAAGGCTAACGAGGGATAATCATAgcataatatattcaaaacagaaaacaaacaGAAGAAACGAATATAAACCTCACAGGATTTGTTTTGTATTTGGCATTGGTTTTGGTTTGTTTtagtttgattttattttgggAGCCGAAGTTTAGACTTGAATTTACtacaatataataataaacaacCGTAATcataatcataataataatataataataatgggTTACAAAATACCGACGTTACAGGAATTATTAGatttgcagcagcagcggcaagacaacaaaaatgagCCAGTGACCATTCAAGAGCAGAAGCTGCCTTTACAAGCTACGTTGGTGATGTTCCATGACTTTCTTAGGAAGACACATTGTGATGAGAACTTGCAATTCTGGCTTATGACAGATCCATTTGTGTCTCAGGAGCAACAGCAGCTAGGCCGAGCTATGGGAAATTGGAATCGGATATATGACACTTTCATTAGGCAGAATTCCCCTAAAGAGTGTAATTTTCCGGAAAGTATTAGGACAGTATTTGATGACCATTACTCGCTCCAGTCTATTCCCGAGAGACAGCAAATCGAACTTGCCAGGAATcatattttgaatcttttggAAGATGCGTACACTAGATTCCATCGACATCTTTTGGATAGCTGCAACATTAATAACGGTAAATTCAAGCCGTTCACCCATCAAAAGTCTGTTTCTGCGGGGAGTGCTGTCAACAGTAATTCTTCCTCGGCATATCAAAGTGCGCCGCGCTACCATCGTAACTCATTATCCAGACCACCACTAAGAATTTCCAATTCGGATGCTGATCCTAGAACAACACGACGGATGAGCGAATGTGCTGTTagtgacgatgatgatgaatgTTACTTATCGGTGTACTCTGAATCCACACGGCCATCGTCGTCAAGAAGACTTTCTATTTCGACGAAGCAGCGTCAGCAGCATCTGTCCACATCTGCTCTATCCGGCTTACACAACAACGCCGTGTCCTCTTTGAGGGCGTCCAAGAGCAACCCACAAACTGTCGCTATCCTGGAAGGGAACGCCAGAAACACTTCCTGTTCTATACTTATGAATACAGCGGCTACCACGGCCTGCAAACTAAAAACCCGAAAGCAAATTTTTAGCAAGTTTAAGTTCGGGAGAAGGagtagcagcagcagtagcaCGTCATCAAGTTGAagcttatttttttaaaaaaattagacgtaatagtaatagtaatgaCATGACCCAGTAGGCAAAAGATGACAACTCAGATCGCACCGAGAAACTTAATTAAACTTAATGTAAGGCAAGCAGGGAGGAAGGGAagatatcaacaaaattgcgcaattcaaaaaacaCACACCGCGCACTGTACTGACGCGCACACATGTCCCATGTTATAATGACTGACGTATCACCAAATTATATGCCACTTATGAAACAGAACGATAGAGAACCAGACTCAAACTACCGTTGGAGGTAGTCACATATTCCAGGTTgtaatcttttttattatttttttgaaaaattgttgTACCTTAGAGAACAAGTACTTCTGGCATGACATATCCATATTCATTTGATAAATACACTACTGTTGTAATTGCTACCAACAACTGGGTTTTACAATCGAAAAATAGTCCCCCACTCCATCATTATAGTAATTGGATAACAGACTAGCGACAGAAATACCCGGCCAAGCGTTCCACATCCCAAACCGTTCATACCAGGTTCACCGTCTTTTGGTTCGATAAAAAAACCTTCGTTACAGCGATGAACCTCCTCGAATGGAATTGGTACAATAATCGTATACTTTTAAAATGAATAGACCCTTTACAATCAATATCGGATTTCGTCGCTTTCGGCCAGCCAGCAATCTCGTCATCTCAAAGCAATGCAGTAATTACGACACACTGCGCTTTGCTGGCTGGACGCGCGGATTCACAACGAACGTACTCAAAGTAGATCATCAAATAACGGTTACCGTGTAGGAAATCAAATATCCCACCCTCAAAGTAGTTTTGCAGATTACGAATTCTGCAACTCTCCAACATATTGCTGAAGGCAGTTAACAACGGGTACTGATCGACCAGACGGCAAAGGGCtaattttaataaagaaaaacatTAAACGACGTCTAGCTCATCGCGGATATCATACGGGGGGAGGGTCTCCATTTAAACTCATATAATTAAGCGTTTTATCTAGATGCATCGAATCTCTCCCCTGGTTAAAAAGACCAGGCTGtaatagtatatatattagcCTACTCCTTCATGAACTAAtgttcctttttcttttattctTATCTACAATGCCCTAATATGTCTAACGTTTTTAAATGGGACTACAATATCCAACTGTGACTAAGTATCCTATTCTATAATATAATCTATATGCATGCATATTCCTACTGCGCAACGTTT
This Eremothecium cymbalariae DBVPG#7215 chromosome 5, complete sequence DNA region includes the following protein-coding sequences:
- the RGS2 gene encoding GTPase-activating protein RGS2 (similar to Ashbya gossypii AFL230W) produces the protein MGYKIPTLQELLDLQQQRQDNKNEPVTIQEQKLPLQATLVMFHDFLRKTHCDENLQFWLMTDPFVSQEQQQLGRAMGNWNRIYDTFIRQNSPKECNFPESIRTVFDDHYSLQSIPERQQIELARNHILNLLEDAYTRFHRHLLDSCNINNGKFKPFTHQKSVSAGSAVNSNSSSAYQSAPRYHRNSLSRPPLRISNSDADPRTTRRMSECAVSDDDDECYLSVYSESTRPSSSRRLSISTKQRQQHLSTSALSGLHNNAVSSLRASKSNPQTVAILEGNARNTSCSILMNTAATTACKLKTRKQIFSKFKFGRRSSSSSSTSSS